Proteins co-encoded in one Afipia sp. P52-10 genomic window:
- a CDS encoding PaaI family thioesterase, which produces MSIPEGFAPSKRSSGYLDLIGPIYEAGEGANYRIGLRIDQRHLNTRGTCHGALFSALADVYLGRIAAMSASPPLALVTAHLGLDYIASAPPGAWLEAVGQVDRVGKTLAHSSGRILADGKLALRCTGVFQLTSRPVPGRNV; this is translated from the coding sequence ATGTCGATTCCGGAAGGCTTCGCGCCTTCGAAGCGCTCCAGCGGCTATCTCGATCTGATCGGCCCGATCTATGAAGCGGGCGAGGGCGCGAACTATCGCATTGGTCTGCGCATCGATCAGCGCCATCTCAACACGCGCGGTACCTGTCACGGCGCGTTGTTCTCGGCCCTTGCAGACGTCTATCTCGGCCGTATCGCGGCGATGAGCGCGTCGCCACCACTGGCGCTGGTCACTGCGCATCTCGGGCTCGACTATATCGCCTCGGCCCCGCCGGGCGCTTGGCTGGAGGCGGTGGGCCAGGTGGACCGCGTCGGCAAGACGCTGGCGCATTCCAGCGGCCGCATCCTGGCCGACGGCAAGCTGGCGCTGCGCTGTACCGGCGTATTCCAGCTAACCAGCCGACCGGTGCCAGGCAGAAACGTTTGA
- a CDS encoding GFA family protein — protein sequence MTGIKRPTLPLTGGCPCGLIRYEITAMPLALYACHCTDCQRKSGSAFALNMPLPAGAFRIVQGSPKGWSSTGPSGEVTTAWFCGDCSGRLYGERPSRPEMMMLRAGTLDDTSWLVPAVHIFMRSAQAWDGSLRPAMAENVPCYDTMPEDFTPLVKAWREKIGEA from the coding sequence ATGACCGGCATCAAGCGTCCCACCTTGCCGCTGACCGGCGGCTGCCCGTGCGGGTTGATCCGTTATGAGATCACCGCGATGCCGCTCGCGCTCTACGCCTGCCACTGCACCGACTGCCAGCGCAAAAGCGGCAGCGCCTTTGCGCTCAACATGCCGCTTCCGGCTGGAGCGTTTCGGATCGTCCAGGGCTCGCCGAAAGGCTGGAGCAGCACTGGGCCCAGCGGTGAGGTGACGACCGCCTGGTTCTGCGGTGATTGCAGCGGCAGGCTCTATGGCGAGCGGCCATCGCGGCCCGAGATGATGATGCTGCGCGCCGGGACGCTGGACGATACATCGTGGCTGGTCCCGGCCGTGCACATCTTCATGCGCAGCGCCCAGGCGTGGGATGGATCGCTGCGGCCGGCGATGGCGGAGAATGTCCCCTGCTATGACACGATGCCGGAGGACTTCACGCCGCTGGTGAAGGCCTGGCGCGAGAAGATCGGCGAGGCTTGA
- a CDS encoding HpcH/HpaI aldolase/citrate lyase family protein, with amino-acid sequence MTNNVKTIWASGKAVVNGWLAIPSGFSAEVMAQCGFDSVTVDLQHGVQDYQSMVQCFQGMQAHPVTPMVRVPWNEPGIIGKVLDAGAMGVICPMVNTKAEAEAFVAACKYPPHGTRSNGPIRAGLYGEAGTYQKTANTETLCIPMIETQTAVKNLEAILDVEGVAGVYIGPSDLGISYGLAPKFDRQEPEILAIYDKVIAECGKRGIFAGIHTGGAADAANCIARGFRLVTLTNDVSLMAVAARGAVAQTRKESNGIA; translated from the coding sequence ATGACGAACAACGTCAAAACCATCTGGGCTTCGGGCAAGGCTGTCGTCAACGGCTGGCTGGCGATCCCGTCCGGCTTCTCCGCCGAGGTGATGGCGCAATGCGGCTTCGACAGCGTCACCGTCGACCTGCAGCACGGCGTCCAGGACTATCAGTCGATGGTGCAGTGCTTCCAGGGGATGCAGGCGCATCCGGTCACGCCGATGGTGCGCGTGCCATGGAACGAGCCGGGCATCATCGGCAAGGTGCTCGACGCCGGCGCGATGGGCGTGATCTGCCCGATGGTCAACACCAAGGCGGAAGCGGAAGCCTTCGTCGCCGCCTGCAAGTATCCGCCGCACGGCACCCGCAGCAATGGTCCGATCCGCGCCGGGCTCTATGGCGAAGCCGGCACGTATCAGAAGACCGCGAACACCGAGACGCTATGTATCCCGATGATCGAGACCCAGACGGCAGTGAAAAACCTCGAGGCGATCCTCGATGTCGAGGGCGTCGCCGGCGTCTATATCGGACCTTCAGACCTCGGCATCTCCTACGGATTGGCGCCGAAGTTCGATCGGCAGGAGCCGGAGATCCTGGCGATCTACGACAAGGTGATCGCCGAATGCGGCAAGCGCGGCATCTTCGCCGGCATCCACACCGGCGGCGCAGCCGATGCCGCCAACTGCATCGCCCGCGGCTTCCGCCTGGTGACGCTGACCAATGACGTCAGCCTGATGGCGGTGGCCGCACGAGGCGCAGTGGCCCAGACCCGCAAGGAGAGCAACGGCATCGCTTAA